In a single window of the uncultured Fibrobacter sp. genome:
- a CDS encoding TraR/DksA C4-type zinc finger protein has protein sequence MAEKKPVKMSDEDLKFFEDMLIEKRRQIVTAQSDFDKTESFKNQAQAGEGGESNSADLATDYNALETNFSLAAREGKYLVYLEEALKRIKKGTFGICKVCGELIPKARLIAVPTATKCVNCKEETKRKEKEDSRLEMARMLAEAQRREMQKKAAGK, from the coding sequence ATGGCTGAAAAGAAACCTGTGAAGATGAGTGACGAAGACCTCAAGTTCTTCGAAGATATGTTGATCGAAAAACGCCGCCAGATTGTCACGGCGCAGAGCGACTTTGACAAGACGGAATCCTTCAAGAACCAGGCCCAGGCGGGCGAAGGTGGCGAATCCAACAGCGCAGACCTCGCGACCGACTACAACGCCCTCGAAACGAACTTTTCCCTGGCGGCCCGCGAGGGTAAGTACCTGGTGTACCTGGAAGAGGCGCTCAAGCGTATCAAGAAGGGTACCTTCGGTATCTGCAAGGTCTGTGGCGAACTCATTCCGAAGGCCCGCCTGATTGCGGTCCCGACTGCGACCAAGTGCGTGAACTGCAAGGAAGAAACCAAGCGCAAGGAAAAGGAAGACAGCCGCCTTGAAATGGCCCGTATGCTTGCCGAAGCCCAGCGCCGCGAAATGCAGAAGAAAGCCGCCGGAAAGTAA
- the hprK gene encoding HPr(Ser) kinase/phosphatase, with translation MAESRLKDIKILHRERLLVRDFFLHYGKDLQMACHSPESALDAPIAESGIHRPGLAMAGFTKVYSSQQIQVVGHTEWNYLESIGHEGRAKVFENLSVYKAPMWVVTHSQMPHPELRDMCERLNIPLFSTTLHTYEFNKIAQRILEEFFAPHAVIHGSLVDVYGVGMLYIGDSNVGKSECVLDLVESGHRMVADDVVHISNVGRAIIGRPDPLIKHHMEIRGVGILDIRSMFGIHAIRKVKKIETIVELQQWQRDGGYDRTGLNEQEEEIMGVKIPKVVIPVAPGKNLTVISEVIAMNTLMKYSGQNVAQDFNEALMQKIKAKAKGEYVDDLLDFDNQNWSYYE, from the coding sequence GTGGCTGAGTCTAGATTGAAAGACATCAAGATCCTGCACCGGGAACGTCTCCTGGTGCGGGACTTTTTTTTGCATTATGGCAAGGACCTCCAGATGGCCTGCCATTCCCCGGAATCTGCGCTGGACGCCCCCATTGCCGAAAGCGGCATCCACAGGCCGGGTCTTGCCATGGCGGGCTTCACCAAGGTTTACAGTTCGCAGCAGATCCAGGTGGTAGGGCATACCGAATGGAACTATCTCGAATCGATTGGTCACGAGGGCCGCGCAAAAGTTTTTGAAAACTTGTCTGTATACAAGGCCCCGATGTGGGTGGTGACGCATTCGCAGATGCCGCACCCGGAACTTCGGGACATGTGCGAACGGCTGAATATTCCGCTGTTCTCGACGACGCTCCACACCTACGAGTTCAACAAGATTGCGCAACGCATCTTGGAAGAGTTCTTTGCGCCCCATGCCGTGATTCACGGCAGCCTCGTGGACGTTTATGGCGTGGGTATGCTCTATATCGGCGACAGCAACGTGGGCAAGTCGGAATGTGTGCTGGACCTCGTGGAAAGCGGGCACCGTATGGTGGCCGACGACGTGGTTCACATCAGCAATGTGGGACGAGCGATTATCGGACGCCCCGATCCCCTGATCAAGCACCACATGGAAATCCGAGGCGTGGGTATTCTCGATATCCGCTCCATGTTCGGTATCCACGCAATTCGCAAGGTGAAAAAGATTGAAACCATCGTGGAGCTGCAGCAGTGGCAGCGCGATGGCGGTTATGACCGTACGGGGCTCAACGAGCAGGAAGAAGAAATCATGGGGGTGAAAATCCCGAAGGTCGTGATTCCTGTGGCGCCGGGCAAGAACCTTACCGTCATTTCCGAGGTCATTGCCATGAATACCCTGATGAAATACAGCGGTCAGAACGTGGCACAGGACTTCAACGAGGCCTTAATGCAAAAGATTAAGGCGAAGGCCAAGGGTGAGTATGTCGATGATTTGTTAGATTTCGACAATCAGAATTGGTCTTACTATGAATAG
- a CDS encoding MlaD family protein, producing the protein MNRFTRLIKENLLPFVVFVILAGACCCAWYFYHPASPYHARYRFVVSYDAVGTLSPGNRVEVRGISCGKIIKVELTEEAVYVTVEVLANTVIPKNSAFRLINSGLMGEREMCILTGDSPERVADGDTLFGHFDEGMSGVSRKISSVLDDLGEIRDTVRAFLDTLSDGSAAMRLNRVSTKADRLVKLTKGNMSEWKGEVDALLEKCDNSLLQAKSALEGVSSRAGAKLNDVDVLLDRAQKLLSKVMELKDQSTDIMNKLAQGDNSAGLLLDKNAQFNKELDKLLKDVDSLLKDVIKGGLVINIDIF; encoded by the coding sequence ATGAATAGATTCACGAGGCTCATCAAAGAGAACCTGCTGCCTTTTGTTGTTTTTGTCATTCTTGCGGGCGCATGCTGCTGCGCCTGGTATTTCTATCATCCGGCAAGCCCATACCATGCACGGTACCGCTTTGTCGTTTCCTACGATGCCGTCGGTACGCTTTCTCCCGGAAACCGCGTCGAGGTACGCGGCATTTCGTGCGGAAAGATCATCAAGGTCGAACTCACGGAAGAGGCTGTCTATGTGACGGTCGAGGTGCTTGCCAATACGGTGATTCCCAAGAATTCCGCCTTCAGGCTCATCAACTCGGGCCTGATGGGTGAACGTGAAATGTGCATTCTTACGGGTGACAGCCCCGAACGGGTCGCAGACGGCGACACGCTGTTCGGGCACTTTGACGAGGGCATGTCGGGCGTTAGCCGTAAAATTTCGTCCGTCCTTGACGACCTGGGTGAAATCCGCGATACGGTCCGCGCCTTTTTGGATACCCTTTCCGACGGGTCTGCGGCCATGCGCCTTAACCGTGTATCGACAAAGGCCGACCGCTTGGTAAAGCTTACCAAGGGCAATATGTCCGAATGGAAGGGCGAAGTCGACGCCCTGCTCGAAAAGTGCGACAATTCGCTCTTGCAGGCCAAGTCCGCGCTGGAAGGTGTGTCGTCTAGGGCGGGGGCCAAGCTTAACGACGTGGACGTTCTTCTGGACCGCGCACAGAAATTGCTCTCCAAGGTCATGGAACTGAAGGACCAGAGTACCGACATCATGAATAAGCTTGCGCAAGGGGACAATTCCGCCGGACTCCTACTCGACAAGAATGCTCAGTTCAATAAGGAACTCGATAAGCTGCTAAAGGACGTCGATTCCCTGCTAAAAGACGTCATAAAGGGTGGCCTGGTCATAAATATTGATATTTTTTAA
- a CDS encoding menaquinone biosynthetic enzyme MqnA/MqnD family protein, which translates to MALRVGRIPFLVCAPFFHDVLGRESRLTDVEFVDGPPSAHCRGLKDGSIHLSPASSITFAQKPGAFVLASDICTSCSFEVRSVKLFAKCAIEDLNGCTVRLTGQSMTSVNLLKVLLKERFGVTPVYVTGAYEPSDDACLLIGDQALEENERHRFAFGYDLGALWQDWQHVPFVFGAWIISKRALEDDLRQSLIRYMQATRESIEKFRENPSRALDHWLARYPVDLPRDVIENYYPALDYRFTDERKHSLSLFFEHAAGLGLIKEAPALEFLQI; encoded by the coding sequence ATGGCTTTACGAGTTGGACGTATCCCTTTTTTAGTCTGTGCGCCGTTTTTTCATGACGTCCTCGGACGCGAGTCCCGTCTTACCGACGTGGAATTTGTGGACGGTCCTCCGAGTGCGCATTGTAGGGGGCTTAAGGATGGTTCCATTCATTTGTCGCCGGCCTCTTCCATCACGTTTGCGCAGAAACCGGGCGCCTTTGTGCTTGCTTCGGACATTTGTACCTCGTGCTCGTTTGAAGTCCGTTCCGTTAAGTTGTTTGCAAAGTGCGCTATCGAGGATTTGAACGGGTGTACGGTGCGCCTGACGGGGCAGAGCATGACGTCGGTGAACCTCTTGAAGGTCCTCTTGAAGGAACGTTTCGGGGTTACGCCGGTCTATGTGACGGGGGCGTATGAACCCTCCGATGACGCCTGCCTGTTGATCGGGGACCAGGCCTTGGAAGAAAACGAACGCCATCGTTTTGCTTTTGGGTACGATTTGGGAGCCTTGTGGCAGGACTGGCAGCACGTGCCGTTCGTTTTTGGTGCATGGATCATTTCGAAGCGCGCTTTGGAAGATGACCTAAGACAAAGTCTAATCCGCTATATGCAGGCGACCCGCGAAAGCATCGAAAAGTTTAGGGAGAATCCGTCGAGGGCGCTGGACCACTGGCTTGCGCGTTACCCTGTGGATTTGCCGCGTGATGTTATCGAGAATTATTATCCGGCGCTGGACTACCGTTTTACCGATGAACGCAAGCACTCCCTTTCGCTCTTTTTTGAACATGCGGCCGGACTCGGTCTGATTAAAGAGGCCCCGGCGCTGGAATTCCTCCAAATTTGA
- a CDS encoding bifunctional 4-hydroxy-2-oxoglutarate aldolase/2-dehydro-3-deoxy-phosphogluconate aldolase — MNLLEFLQPMPVVGILRDIPQGAEEACIKTAAECGLKAIEVTMNTANAEAIIADLKAAAKPYGIAVGAGTVRHGSDLDKAIAAGAEFIVTPNTRNEIIRLSATARIPIIPGALTPTEVQKAYDLGATAVKIFPVNCVGGPEYIKALRGPFRDIPLMACGGVNAENVKSYLKAGANLVSFGASIYDPKLMAAGDWKTIADKLKALLAAIK; from the coding sequence ATGAATCTGCTTGAATTTTTACAACCGATGCCGGTCGTGGGCATTCTCCGCGACATTCCCCAGGGCGCAGAAGAAGCCTGCATAAAGACCGCTGCCGAATGTGGACTCAAGGCGATCGAAGTCACCATGAACACCGCAAACGCCGAAGCAATCATCGCAGACCTGAAGGCCGCCGCTAAGCCTTACGGCATTGCCGTAGGTGCAGGGACAGTCCGCCACGGAAGCGACCTCGACAAGGCCATTGCCGCAGGCGCCGAATTTATCGTGACGCCCAACACCCGTAACGAAATCATCCGCCTCTCGGCCACGGCACGCATCCCGATTATTCCGGGCGCATTAACCCCGACCGAAGTGCAGAAAGCATACGACCTGGGCGCCACCGCCGTGAAGATTTTCCCGGTGAACTGTGTAGGCGGTCCCGAATACATCAAGGCGCTGCGAGGCCCGTTCCGCGACATTCCGCTGATGGCATGTGGCGGAGTGAACGCCGAAAACGTAAAGTCCTACCTCAAGGCAGGAGCAAATCTTGTTTCGTTCGGTGCAAGCATCTACGACCCGAAACTTATGGCCGCAGGCGACTGGAAGACGATCGCAGATAAGTTAAAGGCCCTACTCGCTGCAATTAAGTAG
- a CDS encoding diguanylate cyclase, with amino-acid sequence MQPELKEIRGMVEEKILIVDDNAEVLEKTTELLTQVGYKVICKASGEEALDYLNENAVDLVLLDINMPDMNGYEVCLRIRQRYALDDLPVVFLTSREDSDSVTKGFQSGASDFVSKSAVPEILLARVNVHIRLARSLRNLRDISLTDDMTGCFNRRHGVFSLREWFSRSKRYGTQFAVIYFDLNSLKATNDKYGHQAGDLLLRSVSSTVKNMLRETDLLFRMGGDEFMVICPETDKKGAIVCAERMQKAVSEITIVDKQASFAYGIAHSSEDYKEMDDMLHSADVSMYKMKQEMRKK; translated from the coding sequence ATGCAGCCTGAATTAAAGGAGATCCGCGGAATGGTCGAAGAAAAAATCCTGATTGTTGACGACAATGCCGAAGTTTTGGAAAAAACAACCGAACTGTTGACGCAGGTTGGCTACAAGGTTATTTGCAAGGCGTCTGGTGAAGAGGCCTTGGACTATCTGAACGAAAACGCTGTAGACCTGGTTCTCCTGGATATCAACATGCCGGACATGAACGGTTACGAAGTTTGCCTGAGAATCCGCCAGCGCTATGCGCTCGATGACCTTCCGGTGGTGTTCTTGACGAGTCGCGAAGATTCTGACAGCGTCACCAAGGGTTTCCAGTCGGGCGCTTCTGATTTTGTAAGCAAGAGCGCTGTTCCCGAAATTCTTTTGGCGCGTGTGAACGTGCATATTCGCCTTGCCCGTTCCCTCCGTAACTTGAGGGATATCTCCTTGACAGACGATATGACCGGCTGCTTTAACCGTCGCCATGGCGTGTTCTCGCTCCGCGAATGGTTCTCGCGTTCCAAGCGTTACGGGACGCAGTTTGCCGTTATCTATTTCGACTTGAACAGCCTGAAAGCGACAAACGACAAGTACGGCCATCAGGCGGGCGACCTGCTCCTGCGTTCGGTGTCAAGTACCGTAAAGAACATGTTGCGCGAAACGGACCTACTTTTCCGTATGGGTGGCGACGAGTTTATGGTCATTTGTCCTGAAACGGATAAGAAGGGCGCTATCGTTTGTGCGGAACGTATGCAGAAGGCCGTTTCCGAAATCACGATTGTCGATAAGCAGGCTTCCTTTGCTTACGGTATTGCGCACTCCAGCGAAGACTACAAGGAGATGGATGACATGCTGCACAGCGCCGACGTTTCCATGTACAAGATGAAGCAGGAAATGCGGAAGAAGTGA
- a CDS encoding glycoside hydrolase family 5 protein: protein MIKERLRGVNLGGWFSQVDCIQEKDPVGFPGIIEHIKTFLGVSDFKRIRGAGFNHVRLPVDYFNLFDEGSLKPKDEVFTLLDKAIKDIQACDLDVILDLHKCPGHDFHLGSYQEQPFFVSADARKDTAKVWSFMAERYSGEQRVMMELLNEPAAADSLVWDKVKDEIFWAIRKHAPKNTIVVGSNKWNSAREFKYLTPLDDDNAIYSFHTYTPVTFTHQGAEWIRDPFFKIERPWPGDYAAPEQGGATRLDVEYGKWDKARLQESIQNALDFRAKYDLPVACNEFGVYVQVARQYQLAWMKDFMEILRDADVGYSYWNYKNLDFGLVSKGESLHQSLKQYDNPERLDNELMELLAKG, encoded by the coding sequence ATGATTAAAGAAAGACTGCGGGGAGTAAATTTGGGTGGCTGGTTCAGTCAGGTAGACTGCATCCAGGAAAAAGATCCCGTCGGTTTTCCAGGGATCATTGAACACATCAAGACATTCCTCGGCGTAAGCGATTTCAAGCGCATCCGCGGTGCGGGGTTCAACCACGTACGCCTGCCGGTGGACTACTTCAACCTCTTTGACGAAGGTTCACTCAAGCCGAAAGACGAGGTGTTCACGCTCCTCGACAAGGCCATCAAGGACATCCAGGCATGCGACCTCGACGTGATCCTCGACTTGCACAAGTGCCCGGGACACGACTTTCATCTGGGTTCGTACCAGGAACAGCCCTTCTTCGTGAGCGCCGACGCCCGCAAGGATACTGCCAAGGTATGGTCCTTCATGGCGGAACGCTACAGCGGCGAGCAGCGCGTGATGATGGAACTCCTGAACGAACCCGCCGCGGCAGATTCCCTTGTTTGGGACAAAGTAAAGGACGAAATTTTCTGGGCGATCCGCAAGCATGCCCCGAAGAACACCATCGTGGTAGGGAGCAACAAGTGGAACAGCGCCCGCGAGTTCAAGTACCTGACTCCGCTCGACGACGACAACGCCATCTATAGTTTCCACACCTACACGCCGGTGACGTTTACGCACCAGGGTGCCGAATGGATCCGCGACCCGTTCTTCAAGATTGAACGCCCGTGGCCGGGCGACTATGCCGCCCCCGAGCAGGGCGGCGCCACGCGCCTCGACGTGGAGTACGGCAAGTGGGACAAGGCGCGCCTCCAGGAGAGCATCCAGAACGCGCTCGATTTCCGTGCAAAGTACGACCTGCCGGTCGCCTGCAACGAGTTCGGCGTGTACGTGCAAGTCGCCCGACAGTACCAGCTCGCGTGGATGAAGGACTTCATGGAAATCCTCCGCGACGCGGACGTGGGCTACAGCTACTGGAACTACAAGAACCTCGACTTCGGCCTTGTCTCCAAGGGCGAGTCGCTGCACCAGAGCCTCAAGCAGTACGACAATCCGGAAAGACTCGACAACGAGCTGATGGAACTGCTCGCCAAGGGGTAG
- a CDS encoding glycoside hydrolase family 9 protein, producing MKKKIQPLAIASALAFSATAAMAATTPYDLIRPTWPLSWDSTAFDKFDATVTKRIGVLDIPATPESFKAGELMPDTLDQAYFDAINTHISPIRVNQAGYLESDQERQFYYVGTATNFEVVDANGKSFKTKITGTFTSSRIKTWSDWTIIAGTNAATNDQKRYQVDFTGPTGIIQIGNIPQSVPTDKRLRIKVGQDVSSTFIVSDDVYTMAKDATLKFFGIQRSGNSESWFHGPSHVKDGAGKVVLGDSYSPKESDAKLSSKAGDLQGGWYDCGDHLKESQTLAFSFMTLAVMSATNPSKDVDHYAYNHAEFVKTDNIPDVLREAKHGADFFLRAYRVADGVIDDMPVSVGSFGSDHGFWGRPEVQDYVTTSYRGGPEDRSIRLGELGSNIAGEIVAGLAILSKDYAKYDKDFADSCLMVAEKMYDFAKSLAQGKSTYDGKKPFKNNTKAAGWSTPAYNGNNEFYDDLALASVALLYATGKEEYADDMIRTKNLVTGQEYMDGAGAFEGGWFVTNDKGFLKNGKNTSWANSYAYATYALYKLILADKKKATKTYGLTETEWLNAVEDCITSMILNLEDMSGDGSASIALPSIPGGQGPAWKVRGSLTFDHIWYAMMTDQTWIFNRYQAGNIFEVLAYADVAADIEKQGIELPIMGTPNWKAEEMKQLGINQLNYMFGVNPWDISFVYGVGDKNDAHPHHRAANPEGRNTAAHNYKYVSPTGALFGGITPSEENSLVPDNMSWEDYHLSETCLDASATLLSALTIVSNGGSNYYEKKCDNCKTEDATPFPEIGAYATAYHYDWGDLEAFSIHIPNSSMSKLDSVVVYIYFEATEDEVNDGDIAFDMDLCTEYDIATYSHPCENNEQVRKDLRKREYEKIEGTYNKKKKTYTWAVPLDIGTVEVGSRLRIDLVAITAVSENDTSKVRYPAKIKATDSWSFTTHKASDDAPAYEGAPDWDKERGDIQEAPKAPYIVIRSKGKLLWGYGPGNTTDDRVGIVKVAQKPSAQMQLSRNTLFVQASAQGTKTLKIFDVLGNLLLAQTFNGSSTEVNLANLPHRGAMIARLTSEGKLLATKAIKIK from the coding sequence ATGAAGAAAAAAATTCAGCCGCTCGCAATCGCCTCTGCCCTTGCATTTTCAGCGACGGCCGCAATGGCGGCCACCACGCCTTATGACCTGATTCGCCCGACGTGGCCCCTGAGTTGGGATTCGACGGCGTTCGATAAGTTCGACGCAACCGTCACCAAGAGGATTGGCGTTTTAGATATTCCCGCCACTCCCGAAAGTTTCAAGGCGGGCGAACTGATGCCCGACACCTTGGACCAGGCCTACTTCGATGCCATTAACACCCACATTTCGCCCATCCGCGTAAACCAGGCCGGATACCTAGAAAGCGACCAGGAGCGTCAATTCTACTACGTAGGAACAGCGACAAACTTCGAAGTGGTCGATGCCAATGGAAAATCGTTCAAGACCAAAATCACGGGAACCTTTACCTCTAGTAGAATAAAAACCTGGAGCGACTGGACCATTATCGCAGGCACCAATGCCGCAACAAACGACCAAAAGCGTTACCAAGTTGATTTCACGGGACCAACAGGAATTATCCAAATCGGAAACATTCCGCAGTCCGTACCGACTGACAAGCGCCTGCGCATCAAGGTCGGCCAAGATGTCTCGAGCACCTTCATTGTTAGCGACGACGTTTACACGATGGCGAAAGATGCCACGCTCAAGTTCTTCGGCATTCAACGTAGCGGCAACTCCGAATCCTGGTTTCACGGCCCGAGCCACGTCAAGGACGGTGCAGGCAAAGTCGTTTTAGGCGATAGTTACTCACCCAAGGAATCAGATGCTAAACTTTCATCTAAAGCGGGCGACCTACAAGGCGGCTGGTACGACTGCGGTGACCACCTGAAGGAATCGCAGACACTGGCATTTTCATTCATGACTCTCGCCGTGATGTCGGCCACCAACCCCTCCAAGGACGTAGACCACTACGCCTATAACCACGCCGAATTTGTAAAAACCGACAATATTCCCGACGTTTTACGCGAGGCAAAACACGGTGCAGACTTTTTCCTGAGGGCATACCGCGTAGCAGACGGCGTCATTGATGACATGCCTGTTTCCGTAGGTAGCTTCGGCAGCGACCATGGTTTTTGGGGACGCCCCGAAGTTCAGGACTATGTGACGACAAGCTATCGCGGAGGCCCCGAAGATCGCAGCATTCGCCTCGGTGAACTCGGTTCCAACATCGCAGGTGAAATCGTTGCAGGTCTTGCCATCTTGAGCAAGGACTACGCCAAGTACGACAAGGACTTCGCGGACAGTTGCTTGATGGTCGCCGAAAAGATGTACGACTTTGCCAAGAGCCTCGCCCAGGGTAAGTCAACATACGATGGCAAGAAGCCTTTCAAGAACAACACAAAAGCTGCAGGTTGGAGTACCCCCGCCTATAACGGCAACAACGAATTTTACGACGACCTGGCCCTCGCTTCGGTAGCACTCCTGTACGCCACCGGCAAGGAAGAATACGCCGACGATATGATTCGCACCAAGAACCTGGTGACTGGGCAAGAATATATGGACGGTGCAGGAGCCTTTGAAGGAGGCTGGTTTGTCACGAATGACAAGGGCTTTCTGAAGAACGGAAAGAACACGAGCTGGGCAAACTCCTACGCATACGCGACCTACGCCCTGTACAAGCTGATTCTTGCAGACAAGAAGAAGGCAACCAAGACTTACGGCCTTACCGAAACGGAATGGCTGAACGCAGTGGAAGACTGCATTACGAGCATGATCCTGAACCTTGAGGATATGTCCGGAGATGGTTCCGCTTCCATAGCGTTGCCGAGCATTCCCGGTGGCCAGGGCCCGGCTTGGAAAGTGAGAGGTTCCTTAACATTTGACCACATTTGGTATGCCATGATGACGGACCAGACCTGGATTTTCAACCGTTATCAAGCGGGCAACATCTTTGAAGTTCTTGCGTACGCCGATGTCGCAGCCGATATCGAAAAGCAGGGAATCGAGCTTCCAATTATGGGCACCCCAAACTGGAAGGCCGAAGAAATGAAACAACTCGGTATTAACCAGCTGAACTATATGTTCGGTGTGAACCCATGGGACATCTCCTTCGTGTATGGCGTGGGTGACAAGAACGACGCTCACCCGCATCACCGTGCCGCAAACCCTGAAGGCAGAAATACGGCGGCCCATAACTACAAGTATGTCAGCCCCACCGGAGCACTATTTGGAGGCATCACCCCCAGCGAAGAGAATTCCCTAGTTCCCGACAACATGAGTTGGGAAGACTATCATTTGTCTGAAACCTGCCTCGACGCTTCGGCCACGCTCCTTTCAGCCCTCACCATTGTAAGTAACGGCGGTAGCAACTACTACGAAAAGAAGTGCGACAACTGCAAGACAGAGGATGCAACCCCCTTCCCCGAAATCGGAGCCTACGCCACTGCGTATCATTACGACTGGGGCGACCTGGAAGCATTCAGCATTCACATTCCAAATTCATCTATGAGTAAGCTAGACAGCGTTGTTGTCTACATCTATTTTGAAGCTACTGAAGACGAAGTCAATGATGGCGACATCGCCTTCGATATGGACCTTTGTACGGAATACGACATCGCTACATACAGCCACCCGTGCGAAAATAACGAACAGGTAAGAAAAGATCTCCGCAAACGTGAATATGAAAAAATCGAGGGGACGTACAACAAAAAGAAAAAGACTTACACCTGGGCTGTTCCGCTGGACATAGGAACCGTTGAAGTCGGATCTAGGCTCCGTATTGATCTAGTCGCCATCACGGCCGTTTCCGAAAACGACACGAGCAAGGTGCGCTACCCTGCAAAAATCAAGGCTACGGATAGCTGGAGCTTTACCACACACAAGGCAAGCGACGACGCTCCGGCCTACGAAGGCGCTCCTGACTGGGACAAGGAACGCGGTGATATTCAGGAAGCCCCCAAGGCCCCGTACATCGTCATCCGCAGCAAGGGCAAGCTCTTGTGGGGTTACGGCCCCGGCAACACCACTGACGATCGCGTAGGCATCGTAAAGGTAGCCCAAAAGCCCAGCGCCCAGATGCAGCTCAGCCGCAACACGCTCTTTGTGCAGGCAAGCGCCCAGGGAACCAAGACACTCAAGATTTTCGACGTCCTCGGGAACTTGCTCCTAGCGCAAACCTTTAATGGATCGTCTACCGAAGTGAACCTCGCAAATCTCCCGCACCGCGGCGCCATGATAGCAAGACTCACGTCAGAAGGCAAGCTCCTTGCCACCAAGGCGATTAAAATCAAGTAA
- the raiA gene encoding ribosome-associated translation inhibitor RaiA: MDIQFSARHFNASAGLQDRIQEEMDKLARFYPNITSASVILDHEVEHQRHCEITVNITGAQVVASADEENMGKAVDVTLERIKVQLKKANDKQNDHRAQPVSEVV; the protein is encoded by the coding sequence ATGGATATTCAGTTCTCTGCTCGTCATTTTAACGCTTCTGCCGGACTTCAGGATCGCATTCAAGAAGAAATGGACAAATTGGCCCGTTTCTACCCGAATATCACCAGTGCCTCCGTTATTCTTGACCACGAAGTTGAACATCAGCGCCATTGTGAAATTACTGTGAATATTACCGGTGCGCAGGTGGTTGCTTCCGCCGATGAAGAAAATATGGGCAAGGCCGTCGATGTGACGCTTGAACGCATCAAGGTGCAGCTCAAGAAGGCAAACGACAAGCAGAACGATCATCGTGCCCAGCCCGTATCCGAAGTCGTATAA